One segment of Nostoc piscinale CENA21 DNA contains the following:
- the yidC gene encoding membrane protein insertase YidC, translating to MDFGIGFLSNNVMLPIIDFFYSILPSYGLAIVALTLIVRFALYPLSAGSIRNMRRMRIVQPLMQKRMQEIKERYKDDPQKQQEEMMNVQKEFGNPLAGCLPLLLQMPVLLALFATLRGSPFAGVNYSVNLQILPSEQIERIQPQAFATSPQNIYVADGEHHKVTAILPGGSKLAVGEKTKIQYQTLEGKPFDVLLAEHPETKLTPEWKITKGEERIKIDAEGNIEALQPGDVTLQGTIPGLAADKGFLFIDALGRVGAIDPDGTIHWDIVAMVIFFGISLYVSQILSGQNSSGGNPQQDTVNKITPVIFSGMFLFFPLPAGVLMYMVIGNIFQTLQTYILSREPLPEELQKIVAIQEKEAAVAEQKALPFEPKSSKKKPTG from the coding sequence ATGGACTTTGGTATCGGCTTCCTCTCAAACAACGTCATGTTGCCAATCATAGACTTTTTCTATAGCATTTTGCCGAGCTATGGATTGGCGATCGTGGCCTTGACATTGATAGTCCGCTTTGCGCTTTATCCCCTGAGTGCTGGTTCAATCCGCAATATGCGGCGGATGCGAATTGTGCAGCCTCTCATGCAAAAGCGGATGCAAGAAATCAAAGAACGCTATAAAGATGATCCGCAAAAGCAACAAGAAGAAATGATGAACGTCCAAAAGGAGTTCGGCAACCCCTTAGCAGGATGTTTACCATTACTGTTGCAAATGCCTGTATTGTTAGCTTTGTTTGCCACTTTACGGGGATCACCATTTGCAGGCGTAAATTACTCCGTCAACCTGCAAATCTTGCCATCTGAACAAATCGAACGAATTCAACCACAAGCCTTTGCTACTTCCCCACAAAACATCTACGTTGCTGATGGGGAACACCATAAAGTAACTGCTATTCTGCCTGGCGGTAGCAAACTAGCCGTAGGAGAAAAAACCAAAATCCAATATCAGACTTTAGAAGGTAAGCCTTTTGATGTTTTATTGGCAGAACATCCAGAAACCAAACTTACACCCGAATGGAAAATCACCAAAGGCGAAGAAAGAATCAAAATCGATGCAGAAGGTAATATTGAAGCCTTACAACCTGGAGATGTGACACTGCAAGGCACAATTCCTGGACTAGCAGCCGATAAAGGATTTTTATTCATTGATGCCTTGGGTAGAGTTGGCGCAATTGATCCCGACGGTACCATCCACTGGGATATTGTGGCGATGGTCATTTTCTTTGGGATTAGTCTCTACGTCAGCCAAATCCTTTCCGGGCAGAATTCCAGTGGTGGCAACCCCCAACAAGATACAGTTAACAAAATCACTCCAGTCATCTTTTCTGGGATGTTTTTGTTCTTCCCCTTACCTGCTGGGGTGCTGATGTATATGGTAATTGGTAATATTTTCCAAACTCTGCAAACTTACATTCTCTCTCGTGAACCCTTACCAGAGGAACTGCAAAAAATTGTAGCCATCCAAGAGAAAGAAGCAGCAGTAGCAGAACAAAAAGCATTACCTTTTGAACCAAAAAGTTCTAAGAAGAAGCCTACAGGTTGA
- a CDS encoding PH domain-containing protein — MGIREEIYYEGGPHIGDLILNLLIGLTVVGIPLTVGAIVRALWLRYRITDRRISVTGGWMGRDRTDIIYSEIVKIVKVPRGVGIWGDMVVTLRNGSRLEMRAVPNFREVYDYINEKIAAKNPTYSAAQ; from the coding sequence ATGGGCATTCGTGAAGAAATTTATTATGAAGGCGGGCCTCACATTGGGGACTTAATTCTCAACTTGCTGATTGGACTGACTGTTGTAGGTATTCCCTTAACAGTTGGAGCGATTGTCAGAGCATTGTGGCTGCGCTATCGCATCACAGACAGGCGGATTTCGGTGACTGGCGGTTGGATGGGACGCGATCGCACTGACATTATTTACTCAGAAATTGTCAAAATCGTCAAAGTTCCCCGTGGTGTTGGCATTTGGGGAGATATGGTAGTCACCCTCAGAAATGGCAGTCGCTTAGAAATGCGGGCAGTTCCCAATTTCCGTGAAGTCTATGACTACATCAACGAAAAAATCGCTGCCAAAAATCCCACTTACAGCGCGGCTCAATAA